From the genome of bacterium HR17, one region includes:
- the fliS gene encoding Flagellar protein FliS, with protein sequence MLTDAYLRQMVETATPVQLIGLLFRRGGELMDDAERALTEGRMDDAHFALTKAQQVVAELLNALDTEKGGDIAVNLRRLYTFVWERLLHANLRKSVEPLKDARQVWEQLSQLWSEVEAREGGA encoded by the coding sequence ATGCTGACGGACGCCTACTTGAGGCAAATGGTAGAGACGGCGACACCAGTGCAACTGATTGGTTTGCTCTTTCGGCGGGGCGGCGAATTGATGGACGACGCCGAACGCGCCCTCACCGAAGGGCGCATGGACGACGCCCATTTCGCCCTGACGAAAGCGCAGCAGGTCGTCGCCGAACTCCTCAACGCGCTGGACACAGAAAAGGGCGGCGATATCGCCGTCAACTTGCGCCGCCTTTACACTTTCGTTTGGGAACGCCTTTTGCACGCCAACTTGCGCAAGTCCGTTGAACCCCTGAAAGACGCAAGGCAGGTCTGGGAACAACTCAGCCAACTGTGGAGCGAAGTGGAAGCAAGGGAAGGAGGTGCTTGA